The following is a genomic window from Lactococcus carnosus.
GCTATTTTGCTGACACATGCGCATTATGATCATATCATGAGTGTTGAAGCAGTCCGTAAGGAAACAGGTGCACCTGTTTATATCAGCGCGCTTGAAGCTGACTGGCTCTATACGCCTGTGCTAAATCTTTCGGGTTTGCCACGTCATGATAAGGATCTACCAAATGTCATCGTAAATGCTGCAGAGTATACCTTCGAAAACAATGTTCCCTATGACTTATCTGGCTTTTCATTTACTGTCCTTGCGACACCGGGTCACTCACAAGGTGGTGTCTCTTTCGTCTTTGAAGATGAAAAAGTCGTTTTCACAGGAGATGCTCTTTTCTCTGGGACGATTGGCCGGACTGACCTAAATACCGGTGATTTAGAAACGCTAAAAACATCAATCCAAACCCAACTTTTCCCACTTGCGAGTAGCTATCAGGTATTTCCAGGTCATGGCCCACAAACGACTATCGGTGCTGAGCGAAACTTCAACCCTTTTTTCAATTAATAAGAGATATAAGTCATGAGGTTGCAACTTATGATAGAATTTAAAAGTAGAAAAGTTAAGACGGTGGCTATCTTTGAGAGGTGGTGATGCTTATGAAAGTAAACATCAAAATCTATGGAGAGGAGATGCCTATTTGTCAGTTTATCAAGCGTTAAGCCTAATGATTGCTTTGGCAATTCTAGTCTTAAAGCTTAATGACAAGAACAAAAAATAACCTGTCTTTAACTTTGGCGAGTTGAACAGGCTATTCCTATAGTTTATAAATGAGCTACCGTCTTAAACGGTTCTACGGAGAGAACGTGTAACAGCACGTTCTCTTTTTTATACTTTAATTATAGGTTAGATTTTTTATATTGTCAAGCTTTTCGTCTAACATCACTTACTTAACGTATGAGTTTACTTATTTTTTGTTAGATTGAAAGAAGGTGAATAGGCCATATTTTATGGATGACTACCTAGTCCCCCTACTACTTTTAGAGTCAAATCAAATGACTATTTTGCCATTAGAAAAGACCTTCCTTTTTGGAAAGTCTATATTCTGGGGGTCACATCAAGCCACGGCCCTTGTCTTTTTTTGCAACTCTCGCTTATTTAGCGACGCGTGAGTAATTAGCAACATCTTTTAAGATGTCCGCTACAAATGCTGTCAAGCTTGCTTCTTCTGTTGCCTTGCTACCGTAACGGCGAACATTGACAGAGTTATCAGCTTGTTCTTTATCCCCAACAATAATTTGGTAAGGAATTTTATTAGTTTGCGATTGACGAATCTTATATTGCATTTTTTCATTTCTCTCATCAACATTAACACGGATACCTGCATTTTTAAGGGCATCAGCAACTTGCCAAGCATAATCAACATGGACATCATTTGATACAGGGATGACTGTCACTTGTGTTGGGGCAAGCCAAGTTGGGAAGGCACCTTTATAGACTTCAGTCAAGTAGGCAACGAATCGTTCCATCGTAGAGACGATACCACGGTGAACCATGACAGGACGATGACCTTCGCCATCAGCACCAACGTACTCTAATTCAAAGCGTTCTGGTAATAAGAAATCCAACTGAATTGTTGACAGTGTTTCTTCATTACCCAGTGCTGTTTTAACTTGAACATCTAGTTTTGGTCCGTAGAAAGCTGCTTCGCCTTCTGCTTCAAAATAGTCCAGTTCCAGTTCATCCATCGCTGCTTTAAGCATGATTTGGGCATTATCCCACATCTCATCATTGTCAAAGTACTTTTCAGTATCCTTAGGATCACGGTAGCTGAGACGGAAACGATAATCAGTGACATTAAAGTCTTCATAAACATCTGTCATTAACTGTAACGCACGCTTGAACTCATCTTTGATTTGATCAGGACGAACAAAAATGTGGCCATCATTGAGTGTCATTTCACGGACACGTTGAAGACCTGAAAGGGCACCTGATTTTTCATAACGGTGCATCATACCAAGCTCAGCTATCCTGATTGGTAATTCACGGTAAGAATGCACATCGTTTTTGTAGACTTCAATATGATGTGGGCAGTTCATCGGACGTAAGACAAGTTGCTCACCTTCGCCCATATCCATTGGCGGGAACATATCCTCATGATAGTGATCCCAGTGACCAGAAGTTTTATAAAACTCAACACTTGCCATGATTGGTGTATAAACATGTTGGTAACCGCGCGTGATTTCTTTATCAACGATATAACGTTCGATAGTACGGCGAATAGTTGCCCCATTTGGCAACCAAAATGGTAGGCCAGAGCCGACTTCAGGATTCACCATGAAGAGATCCAGTTCACGACCAAGTTTACGATGGTCACGTTCTTTGGCTTCTTCACGCATTGTCAGATAAGCTTTAAGGTCTTTTTTATCAAACCAAGCTGTCCCATAAATCCTTTGCATCATCGCATTGTCACTATTACCACGCCAATAAGCACCCGCAACGTTTAGCAATTTGAAAATTTGAATTCGGCCTGTTGTTGGCACATGAGGCCCACGACATAGGTCAGTATATTCTCCTTGACTATAAATCGTCAAGCCACCCTCATCTTCATTATGCTCTTCGATGAGTTCTAGTTTGTAAGGATCATTAGCAAAAATATCTTGCGCTTCGGCTTTACTCACTTCACGACGAATAGAAGGTAGATTTTCTTTGACGATTTTCATCATCTCTTCTTCAATCCTTGGTAGATCATCATTTGAAATCTGACCAGCAGCATTATCAGTATCATAATAAAAGCCGTCTTGGATCGATGGACCTACGCCTAGATGAATATCTGGGAATAGACGACGTGCCGCTTGGGCAAATAGATGAGCAGCTGAATGACGCAATAACGGCAAGGCATCTTCATGATCAGCAGTCACGATTTCAATCGTGCCATCTTCAGTAATCTCGCGTGTTGTATCAATCAGTTTACCGTTAAATTTACCGGCAAGTGCCTTTTTAGATAAAGACTTGCTGATAGCTGCGGCAACCTCAACAGTTGTCACACCACTGTCAAAAGTTTTTACAGCGCCATCTGGGAATGTAATGTTAATCATGCTAGTTTCTCCTTTTTTAATCAAAAAAGCCCTATGTTCATTATGAACACAGGACGTTAAACACGTGGTACCACCTGAATTTATCCGACCTAAAAAGCGGACATCTCTCCAGCTGTAACGTAGCCAAACGTGATATTTTTCAAAATCAATTTTAGATAAAGTAGTATTGATATCTCGATTTTACAGTGCTCTCACCATCCACTGCTCGCTTGTTCAAAAAATCATCCGATATTAACGTGCCTTTATGTTATTCATTATAATGCTTTATTTGATATTTGTCAAAAACATTTTAGGCCTATTCTCCTTTAAGTCCCTGATAAATCTTATCCAGGTTCCATTGCATCATATCATAGTAAGTATCACCTGGCTCACCTTGCTTAGCAAGAGAGTCTGTAAAAATGGTTGATTTGATCGTTAAGCCAGTTTCCTTAGCGACCTGCGTCATCGATTTTTTTGAGACAGACGTTTCGACAAATAGCCCTTTTACGTCTGATGCCTTAATTTTTTTTAGGACTTGGGATAGTTGTTCGGGTGTGCCTTGCGATTCTGTATTGATCTCCCAGATATAAGCTGGTGTCACATGATAGGCTTGTGAAAAGTATTTAAAGGCCCCTTCTGATGTCACGAGTAGTCGTTGTTTTTCTGGGATATCTAAGAATTTTTCTTTAGCAGTCGCATCTAATGTTTTAAGTTTTTTGACATAGACATCTGAGCGTTTTTGATAGTAGTCTTCATGTTTAGGGTCCTTGCTTTTTAACACCTCAGTTATGGTCAGTATATACTTAATCCCATTGCCCAAATCAAGCCAGGCATGTGGATCGGTTTCTGAGGTATTGGTGCTCAGATACATCGGTGTGACGGCCTGACTTGCTGTAAAAACCTGCTCCCCTTCGGTTTTATGCGCTGTTTTGATTAGTTTTGTGAACCAACCGCTACCACCTGTCTCTAGGTTTAAGCCATTATGAAAGAGAACATCAGCTTGTGTTGCTGCTGAAATATCAGCAGGTTTTGGGTCATATTCATGCGGGTCAACACCCCGCCTTACGATACTGTGGAGCGACACCTTATCTCCAGCAACCTGCCTAACCATATCCTCTAAAATCGAATTGGTTGTGACAACCCTTAACTTGTTGCCAGTTGCTTGTTTGGTTATCTCCCGATGGCTTGTAAAATAGAGTACGCCACCCAAGAGAAGCGAAAGCGGGATAAGGGTCATGATGAGTTTTTTTAACATCTAATCCTCCTTTTCTAATCCTAATGATGATTTGACAGGTTCACTTTAAACAAGATGCCTTGCTTAGGTGATACTAGAAATGAAATACCAAACAGGATGGCTGCGACAAGGACAATAGCCGGTCCCGATGCTAGGTTAAAAGTGTAACTGATAAATAGACCGACAAGCGCAGCAACAGCGCCAAATACACCTGAATAAACCAGCATGACATGTAATTTATCTGTCCATAAAAAGGCAGTAGCTGCTGGCGTGATGAGCATGGCAACAACAAGGATTATCCCAACGGTTTGCAGCGAAGACACCGTTACCAAAGTCAGTATCAGCATCAAGGCATAGTGAATGGCTTGTGTTTTCAAACCATAAGTCTGTGCAAAGGTCGTATCAAACGACGTGATCAGTAATTCTTTATAAAACAAGACGATAAATAAGATGACGACAATTAACACACAAGTGGTCGTGATCAAGTCTCCATCACTGACAGCTAAAACATTACCAAATAAAATATGGTGTAAGTTACTTGCACTTTCTGCGAGAGAAATCAAGATAAAGCCTAACGCATAGAAGGCACTAAAGACAATGCCAATCGCTGTATCACTTTTAAGTTTACTATGGCTAGCCACATAGCCAATCAGCATGGCCGCTAAAATACCAAAGACCGATGCACCGAAAAGCAGGTTGATCCCTAGCATATAGGCAACCGCCACACCTGGTAAGACCGCATGCGATATGGCATCTCCCATCAGAGACATACCTCTTAAAATGATGAAGCTACCAATAATACCGCTCATGACCCCGACTAATATAGCCGTAATCAGGGCAGTTTGTAGGAAATTATATTGGGACAAAGCTGAAATAAATTGGCTAATACTCGTCATGGGCGCCTCCCTCTTGCATTTGACGGTCATCCTGTTCAAATAAGAGATCACCAAAATCAGAACTAAAGGCCTTTTGGATATTTGCCTTAGTATAAGTCTCACCTACTGGACCATTTGCCACGATACCACGGTTCATGATGATCAGATCATCAAAATACTGTGTGACCTTGTTTAAATCATGATTAACCACGATGATCGTCTTACCTTTAGTACACCATCTTTTTAAAATCGACATAATGCTTTGCTCACTTGCCATATCGATGCCGACAAATGGTTCATCTAAGATGACTATCTCCGCATCCTGGACAATGGCACGCGCAACAAACACACGCTGTAATTGGCCACCTGATAAGCTACCAATCTGCCGGTCTTTAAAGGCAAGCAGGTCCACTTGCTCAAGCGCAGCAAGTGTCGCTTGTTTCTCAGCCACTCCTGGACTTTTAAAGAGACCTAGCTTAGGATAGGTGCCTGTCAATACCACGTCAAATACACTGATTGGAAAGGTTAAATCAACAGCAGCACGCTGCTCAACATAGGCAATCTTCTCTTTGAGTTTGTTGAGCGGTTTGCCATCTAGAGAGGCTTGCCCACTTTTACTTGAGGTTAGACCAAGTGCACCCTTAATCAAGGTTGATTTACCAGCGCCATTTGGCCCAATGATACCCGTAATTTTCCCTTTTTGAAAGGCAATAGATAGCTGATTCAAAATCAGCTCGCCTTGATATGCGACGGTCAATTTATCTATTTTAAACATTCACTAACTTTCTAGAACATATCGATAATCAGCTTAATATTGAGGACGGTTAAAGCAATAGCTGCAAACCACCCTAAACCAGCGATGATTTTTTTATTTTTAAACCGTTTCCCCATTATTTTCTCACTAGAGGTGAAATAAACGAGTGGAATCATCGAAACAGGAAGGGCTATGGATAGAAAGACTTGAGATTTGACCATCAAATCATCCAAACCACCTTCACTACCATGATAATAAACGGCTGCGATTAAGACAGGGATCACAGAAATCACACGTGTGATTAAGCGACGTGCCCATGTTGGTATCTTCAGATTAATAAAGCCTTCCATCACGATTTGACCTGAAAGTGTCCCTGTAATCGTTGAGTTTTGGCCTGATGCTAAAAGTGCGACTGCAAATAAGGTTGAAAGGAGCGGACTTGCAACTGCACCTGCTAATTTATTATCTTGTAAGGCATTATACAAAGACGTAAAGGTGCCTAAGCCTTCACCACGACCAAAGAACATGGCCGCTCCTAAAACGAGGAGTAGGGTATTGATGATAAAGGCAATCGTTAATTGAATATTTGAATCCCAAGTCGAGAAACGAACAGCACGCGCCACATCATCTTCATCTTGTCGATTGTAGTTACGTGACTGGGCGATAGAGGAGTGCAGATAGAGATTATGTGGCATAACAGTCGCACCAACGATACCCAGCGCCATGGTTAACTGCCCTCTATTTAAAATTTGTTTTTGTGGCACAAAGCCTTTAGCTAGTTCTGCAAGTGCTGGATTTGAAATCGCGACTTCATACATAAAGACGACCATGATCACTGTAATTAGGGTGATGACAATCGCTTCGATTTTACGAAAGCCTAATTTCATCAAAAATAATAAGAGTAAGACGTCAAATACCGTCAGGATAACCCCCCAGATAATCGGTAGACCAAATAATAAGTTCAAGGCAATCGCCCCACCACCGACTTCTGCGATATCTGTTGCCATAATCGCAAATTCCGTAATCACCCAAAGGACAAAGCCAAGTTTTTTTCCGGTATGTTGCCGTGTTGCTTGTGCCAAATCTAAGCCAGTTACAATCCCTAGTTTTGATGCCATATACTGTAATAACATGGCGATCAAACTTGAAATTAAGACAACTGATAAAAGGAGATAGCCATATTCAGCCCCACCACCAATCGAGGTAATCCAGTTACCTGGATCCATATAGCCTACTGCTACCAAGGCGCCCGGCCCTGAGAAAGCTATAATATTTTTCCAAAAGCTATTACTTTTGGGGATGTCTACCGTCCCATTTATTTCAGCTAAACTTGGCCCATTAACATAGGCGATAAACTTCTTATGCTTCTTCATGATTCTCCTTATCTGATTTTGTTACCTTTTTAACGCAATTTGTATTTTTGCAAATTGAATTTACCTAATCTAATCCTATAGGTTCTCTGATCATATGAGATATAGACCAGGTATACCTGCTTAGGACAACTAATTACTATAGTAGGCTAATTGCCAACTGTTTTTTTGAAAACTCGGGATGACAAACCGCATCCCATCATCTGTCTTGACGATAACTGATGCATCAGCTAAATATGAGATAACCGTAATAAATTTAGGTTGTTCGAGCGCGAGTTGACTTAGGAATGCGACAACTTCTTCAGAAATAGCGACGACTTCATAGCGATGTTCAAGCTTGGCTTGACTTAAGTCAAGTGTGATTAAATCGCCTTTCCAGAAGCGTTCTGATGGAATTTCTGACCCATGAGGATCAGTCTTTGGAAAATTCATGAGGGTATATAAACGCTCAACGAGTCTTTTAGATGAGGCATGTTCTAAATTTTCGGCTTCTTCATGTACCTCGTCTATCTGATAACCAGCTTGCTCAACCAAAAAAGTTTCCCAAACCCGGTGAGATTTAAGAATAAATCTTGCTTCTTGATAGCCTTCAGGTTTTAAAGACACACCATAATATTTTTTGTGCTCTACTAACTCTTTTTTAGCCAAACGCTTAATCATTTCTGTCGCACTTGGTGCTGCAACCTTGAGGTAGTTTGCAATATCAGTGATACCAACTAGGCCTTTTGTCTTATCCTGTAACTGATAAATTGCTTTTAAATAATCTTGTTCTGTTTTTGAGAATTCGTCCATGCTATACTTTCTAATCTTTTATATATCATAGTTTAGCACCTGCTAAACTTTTTGTCAAGCTAATTTGACTTTTATTCCTGAAATATTTAGCTAGTGCTAAACTTACAACCTTTTTATTTTAAAGTACTGATATGATATACCTTGTCTGGCTATCCCTGTGTAAAGTCTAAAAATCAGATTATAGTTTAGGATACCCTAAACTATTGAAATAGCTATAATAAACAAAAAAAGCCGACTTTCGTCAGCTTATAGTGCTTTATTAATTTTTGAACCAGCTATCAACTGTTTTTTGATTGGCCTTGATCCACTTATCAGCTGCATCAGTTGGCTTCATACCAGCTTGGATATCTAGCATAACACCTTCCATATCATCTGATGTCCACTTAAATTTCTCTAAAATCTTATAGGTGTCAGGATCATCTGACTTCAAGTTTTTACAAGCAATCGTTTTAATCGCTTCTTTTTCTCCCATCGCCTTTTGGGGATCTTCTAAGTACTTAAGTTTATACTTACTAAACATCCAGTGTGGTGACCAACCAGTCAGCACAATATCTTCTTTGTTTCTATAGGCTTTATCAAGGGCAGATACCATGGCACCACTAGAGGATACTTGCAGGTTCCAGTCTTTCAGATTTGGATAGACTTTCATCATATCAGCTGTCGTCGCCATAATACCTGCACCAGGTTCGATCCCTGTTATGGTTTTATTGGCTTGATCTGTCAAATCAGAGATAGATTTAACTGACATATAATCTGGTACCACGAGACCCGTTTTAACACCAGTCAAGTTGGTGCCTACTACAGTCAGCTTATCTTGATATTTTTTTAACAGCGCCCCATGTGTATTGGGTAACCAGGCTGATAAAGAGGCATCTACCTGTTTATTTGCCACTGATTGCCACAGTACAGCATTATCTAATGGTGTCAAGGTGACATTATAGCCGTGTGCTTTTAAGGCTTGACCTAGGACAGTTGTACTCGCGACTTCTGAGTCCCATTGTACATAGCCTAAACTAATTTTTTTGTTACTTTCACTAGCCTGTGAAAATGAGTTAACGATACCGCCACCAATCATGACAAGTAAACTAATGAGGACTAACCAACGTCTGGTTTTATTACCTGCTGATTTTTGACCAGGTTTCGTGTTGAGCTTTTGGGCAAAACGGTCAATGATAATGGCTAAAATAACGAGCGCAATACCATTTACGAAGCCTGCACCAACATCCGCATGTTGCACAGCAGATAAGACACCTCGACCAAGTCCTGGTGCACCGATCATACTTGCTGTGACAACCATAGATAGTGCTAACATGATTGTTTGATTAGCACCTGCCAAAATGGTATTTTTGGCACTAGGTAACTCAAGTTTAATTAATTTTTGCCATGTTGTAGACCCAAATGAGTCTGCTGCCTCTACTAAAGAAGTAGACACTTGGCGAATGCCAAGATTTGTCATCCTAACAACTGGTGGTAAGGCAAATATGATAGAGGCAAATACCCCTGGTACAACACCGATACCGAAAAAGGCGACTGCTGGAATCAAATAAACAAATCCGGGCATTGTTTGCATAAAGTCTAATATCGGTTGTACAATCGCTTGTGTCCGATCAGACTTAGCCATCAAGATACCAAGTGGTACCCCAATGATGAGTGAAATTAAGGCTGACATAATAACAAGCGTCATCGTGCTCATCAAATCTTCCCATAGACCTTGGTTAGCAATTAATAATAAGCCAAGTAAGGTAAAAATAGGAAAGCCCCATTTTTTAGGTGACGTTGCGACAGCAATGACAAATAAGCCGGCAATTACGAGAAACATCGGGATGGCAACGAGACCATTGGTCATCGCGTCCATCAAGGCATTCCCACCTTGTTGAATCAAATTAAAGAACCCTGCAAAGTGTTCCGTCAGCCAATCAACACAATTAGATGCCCAATTACTAATCGGTAATTGGCTTGTGAGTAGGTTAAACATGTTATACTTCCTCCGTTTCAACTGCTATGATATCAGCTGTCTCAGCTATCTTGTCTGTTTTATCTATTTCAGGCACTTCATCAGTGTCATCAACATCTGCTAATGCTTCAAGCACGAGACCTCTGATGACAACACCACGTAGCCGACCATCATCAACAACGGCAACTGGTGTTGTCGCATCATAAATGATTGGTAAAATGTCTGAAATCAGTGTGTCTGACGTAATTTGAGGCATCTCAGCGATGACATCTGATAACGGTAATTTTTCTTTACGCGCACGAACTGCTGCATCTGCTGAAAGATAACCCTGGAATTGTCGATTTCTATCAATGGCAACCAATCCGGATACTTCTTCTTCTTGCATCCGACGCAGGGCCACTGTTGGGCCATCAACGACGATATTTGTTGTGAATGCCGGAATCATAATGTTTTCAGCCACCAGTACCTTAGCTCGGTCCACACCTTCAGTAAAGGTTCTAACATAGTCATTTTCAGGATTAGTCAAGATTTCCTCACCAGTTCCGACTTGGACTAATTTACCATCTTTCATGATCGCGATACGATCACCAATTCTAAGGGCTTCATCCAAATCATGGGTGATAAAAATAATCGTCTTTTGAACAGTTGCTTGCAAATCTAAGAGCTCATCTTGCATCTCTCTTCGCACCATGGGGTCAAGGGCTGAAAAGGCCTCATCCATGAGTAAGATATCAGGATCATTTGTCAATGCTCTTGCTAAACCAACACGCTGTTGCATCCCACCAGATAGTTGATCTGGATACTGATCTTTAAAGGCAAGTAATTTAGCATTATCAAGCGCCTTTTCAGCACGTTTACGACGTTCGTCTTTTGGTACATCCTGAACTTCTAAGCCATACTCAGTATTCTCCAAAATCGTCCGATGTGGAAACAAGGCAAAGTTTTGGAAGACCATCGACATCTTACGACGTCTGATATCTAGTAATTCTTTTTTGTTCAATTTTGTGATATCTTGTCCGTCAATA
Proteins encoded in this region:
- a CDS encoding MBL fold metallo-hydrolase, which encodes MKIQMIRNSIAAENTYFLTNDTATIVIDPGSETDQILAVIRDLGTPVVAILLTHAHYDHIMSVEAVRKETGAPVYISALEADWLYTPVLNLSGLPRHDKDLPNVIVNAAEYTFENNVPYDLSGFSFTVLATPGHSQGGVSFVFEDEKVVFTGDALFSGTIGRTDLNTGDLETLKTSIQTQLFPLASSYQVFPGHGPQTTIGAERNFNPFFN
- the thrS gene encoding threonine--tRNA ligase, producing the protein MINITFPDGAVKTFDSGVTTVEVAAAISKSLSKKALAGKFNGKLIDTTREITEDGTIEIVTADHEDALPLLRHSAAHLFAQAARRLFPDIHLGVGPSIQDGFYYDTDNAAGQISNDDLPRIEEEMMKIVKENLPSIRREVSKAEAQDIFANDPYKLELIEEHNEDEGGLTIYSQGEYTDLCRGPHVPTTGRIQIFKLLNVAGAYWRGNSDNAMMQRIYGTAWFDKKDLKAYLTMREEAKERDHRKLGRELDLFMVNPEVGSGLPFWLPNGATIRRTIERYIVDKEITRGYQHVYTPIMASVEFYKTSGHWDHYHEDMFPPMDMGEGEQLVLRPMNCPHHIEVYKNDVHSYRELPIRIAELGMMHRYEKSGALSGLQRVREMTLNDGHIFVRPDQIKDEFKRALQLMTDVYEDFNVTDYRFRLSYRDPKDTEKYFDNDEMWDNAQIMLKAAMDELELDYFEAEGEAAFYGPKLDVQVKTALGNEETLSTIQLDFLLPERFELEYVGADGEGHRPVMVHRGIVSTMERFVAYLTEVYKGAFPTWLAPTQVTVIPVSNDVHVDYAWQVADALKNAGIRVNVDERNEKMQYKIRQSQTNKIPYQIIVGDKEQADNSVNVRRYGSKATEEASLTAFVADILKDVANYSRVAK
- a CDS encoding metal ABC transporter solute-binding protein, Zn/Mn family, translated to MLKKLIMTLIPLSLLLGGVLYFTSHREITKQATGNKLRVVTTNSILEDMVRQVAGDKVSLHSIVRRGVDPHEYDPKPADISAATQADVLFHNGLNLETGGSGWFTKLIKTAHKTEGEQVFTASQAVTPMYLSTNTSETDPHAWLDLGNGIKYILTITEVLKSKDPKHEDYYQKRSDVYVKKLKTLDATAKEKFLDIPEKQRLLVTSEGAFKYFSQAYHVTPAYIWEINTESQGTPEQLSQVLKKIKASDVKGLFVETSVSKKSMTQVAKETGLTIKSTIFTDSLAKQGEPGDTYYDMMQWNLDKIYQGLKGE
- a CDS encoding metal ABC transporter permease: MTSISQFISALSQYNFLQTALITAILVGVMSGIIGSFIILRGMSLMGDAISHAVLPGVAVAYMLGINLLFGASVFGILAAMLIGYVASHSKLKSDTAIGIVFSAFYALGFILISLAESASNLHHILFGNVLAVSDGDLITTTCVLIVVILFIVLFYKELLITSFDTTFAQTYGLKTQAIHYALMLILTLVTVSSLQTVGIILVVAMLITPAATAFLWTDKLHVMLVYSGVFGAVAALVGLFISYTFNLASGPAIVLVAAILFGISFLVSPKQGILFKVNLSNHH
- a CDS encoding metal ABC transporter ATP-binding protein produces the protein MFKIDKLTVAYQGELILNQLSIAFQKGKITGIIGPNGAGKSTLIKGALGLTSSKSGQASLDGKPLNKLKEKIAYVEQRAAVDLTFPISVFDVVLTGTYPKLGLFKSPGVAEKQATLAALEQVDLLAFKDRQIGSLSGGQLQRVFVARAIVQDAEIVILDEPFVGIDMASEQSIMSILKRWCTKGKTIIVVNHDLNKVTQYFDDLIIMNRGIVANGPVGETYTKANIQKAFSSDFGDLLFEQDDRQMQEGGAHDEY
- a CDS encoding Nramp family divalent metal transporter, with product MKKHKKFIAYVNGPSLAEINGTVDIPKSNSFWKNIIAFSGPGALVAVGYMDPGNWITSIGGGAEYGYLLLSVVLISSLIAMLLQYMASKLGIVTGLDLAQATRQHTGKKLGFVLWVITEFAIMATDIAEVGGGAIALNLLFGLPIIWGVILTVFDVLLLLFLMKLGFRKIEAIVITLITVIMVVFMYEVAISNPALAELAKGFVPQKQILNRGQLTMALGIVGATVMPHNLYLHSSIAQSRNYNRQDEDDVARAVRFSTWDSNIQLTIAFIINTLLLVLGAAMFFGRGEGLGTFTSLYNALQDNKLAGAVASPLLSTLFAVALLASGQNSTITGTLSGQIVMEGFINLKIPTWARRLITRVISVIPVLIAAVYYHGSEGGLDDLMVKSQVFLSIALPVSMIPLVYFTSSEKIMGKRFKNKKIIAGLGWFAAIALTVLNIKLIIDMF
- a CDS encoding metal-dependent transcriptional regulator, with product MDEFSKTEQDYLKAIYQLQDKTKGLVGITDIANYLKVAAPSATEMIKRLAKKELVEHKKYYGVSLKPEGYQEARFILKSHRVWETFLVEQAGYQIDEVHEEAENLEHASSKRLVERLYTLMNFPKTDPHGSEIPSERFWKGDLITLDLSQAKLEHRYEVVAISEEVVAFLSQLALEQPKFITVISYLADASVIVKTDDGMRFVIPSFQKNSWQLAYYSN
- a CDS encoding ABC transporter permease/substrate binding protein — translated: MFNLLTSQLPISNWASNCVDWLTEHFAGFFNLIQQGGNALMDAMTNGLVAIPMFLVIAGLFVIAVATSPKKWGFPIFTLLGLLLIANQGLWEDLMSTMTLVIMSALISLIIGVPLGILMAKSDRTQAIVQPILDFMQTMPGFVYLIPAVAFFGIGVVPGVFASIIFALPPVVRMTNLGIRQVSTSLVEAADSFGSTTWQKLIKLELPSAKNTILAGANQTIMLALSMVVTASMIGAPGLGRGVLSAVQHADVGAGFVNGIALVILAIIIDRFAQKLNTKPGQKSAGNKTRRWLVLISLLVMIGGGIVNSFSQASESNKKISLGYVQWDSEVASTTVLGQALKAHGYNVTLTPLDNAVLWQSVANKQVDASLSAWLPNTHGALLKKYQDKLTVVGTNLTGVKTGLVVPDYMSVKSISDLTDQANKTITGIEPGAGIMATTADMMKVYPNLKDWNLQVSSSGAMVSALDKAYRNKEDIVLTGWSPHWMFSKYKLKYLEDPQKAMGEKEAIKTIACKNLKSDDPDTYKILEKFKWTSDDMEGVMLDIQAGMKPTDAADKWIKANQKTVDSWFKN
- a CDS encoding quaternary amine ABC transporter ATP-binding protein; amino-acid sequence: MPKVEIKQLTKIFGKKRKAALELVKQNMNKDEILKKTGSTVGVYDINLEINDGEIFVIMGLSGSGKSTLIRLLNRLSEPTAGQLIIDGQDITKLNKKELLDIRRRKMSMVFQNFALFPHRTILENTEYGLEVQDVPKDERRKRAEKALDNAKLLAFKDQYPDQLSGGMQQRVGLARALTNDPDILLMDEAFSALDPMVRREMQDELLDLQATVQKTIIFITHDLDEALRIGDRIAIMKDGKLVQVGTGEEILTNPENDYVRTFTEGVDRAKVLVAENIMIPAFTTNIVVDGPTVALRRMQEEEVSGLVAIDRNRQFQGYLSADAAVRARKEKLPLSDVIAEMPQITSDTLISDILPIIYDATTPVAVVDDGRLRGVVIRGLVLEALADVDDTDEVPEIDKTDKIAETADIIAVETEEV